The following coding sequences are from one Eucalyptus grandis isolate ANBG69807.140 chromosome 11, ASM1654582v1, whole genome shotgun sequence window:
- the LOC104425490 gene encoding zinc finger CCCH domain-containing protein 14, which yields MDTRKRGRPEGGSYANGGLKKPKQELESLSGVGSKSKPCTKFFSIAGCPFGEGCHFLHYVPGGYNAVAQMMNLAPAVPQAPRNMAAPPLQNGTGASQPAVKTRMCNKYNTAEGCKFGNKCHFAHGEWELGKPIAPSFDDPRSMGPITGPITSHRLGGRMEPLPPPPGPVSSFGASATAKISVDASLAGAIIGKGGVNSKQICRQTGAKLSIRDHESNPALRNIEFEGTFEQIKQASTMVRELIDNISALTGHSKGHGGPGGPAPPGSNYKTKLCDNFVKGSCTFGERCHFAHGAAELRKTAL from the exons ATGGACACTCGCAAGAGAGGAAGGCCCGAAGGCGGCTCGTACGCTAATGGCGGGCTCAAGAAGCCCAAGCAAG AATTGGAGTCCTTATCTGGTGTAGGAAGCAAATCGAAGCCATGCACAAAGTTTTTCAG CATCGCTGGTTGTCCCTTTGGTGAGGGCTGTCACTTCTTGCACTATGTGCCTGGTGGCTACAATGCTGTGGCCCAGATGATGAACCTGGCACCGGCTGTCCCCCAAGCACCTAGAAATATGGCTGCTCCACCCCTGCAAAATGGCACGGGTGCATCTCAGCCAGCTGTCAAAACTCGGATGTGCAACAAGTATAACACTGCAGAAGGCTGCAAATTTGGCAACAAATGCCATTTTGCTCACGGTGAGTGGGAGCTTGGCAAGCCCATTGCTCCATCTTTCGATGATCCGCGTTCAATGGGACCCATTACAGGACCCATTACAAGCCACCGCTTGGGTGGGCGGATGGAGCCGCTGCCACCACCACCTGGCCCTGTTTCTAGCTTTGGTGCGTCTGCCACTGCAAAAATCAGCGTTGATGCTTCTCTGGCTGGAGCCATCATCGGGAAGGGTGGTGTGAACTCAAAGCAGATTTGTCGCCAGACGGGGGCTAAGCTTTCCATCCGGGACCATGAGAGCAACCCAGCTCTCAGGAACATCGAATTCGAAGGAACATTTGAGCAGATTAAGCAAGCGAGCACCATGGTGAGGGAGCTGATCGACAACATCAGTGCACTAACCGGCCATTCAAAGGGCCACGGAGGGCCTGGGGGCCCAGCCCCTCCTGGCAGCAACTACAAGACGAAGCTGTGTGATAATTTCGTCAAAGGGTCTTGCACGTTTGGAGAGAGGTGTCACTTTGCGCATGGAGCTGCCGAGCTACGCAAGACTGCACTTTGA
- the LOC104425491 gene encoding 18 kDa seed maturation protein, giving the protein MQPMKNAAASAKEAAANVGASAKAGMEKTKAVAQEKMEKMTAHDPVEKQMATEKKHERIDQAELNKQMAREENAASKQSTAATGHLANTTTGPGTTTTTTTGTTATYPTTGATGRPTGAHQMSALPGHGTGQPVRQVVEGVAGSQPIGTNTGTGQTTAHNTRVGGTGQGYGTGGAYN; this is encoded by the exons ATGCAGCCCATGAAGAACGCGGCGGCTTCGGCCAAGGAGGCGGCGGCCAACGTCGGCGCCTCCGCCAAGGCCGGCATGGAGAAGACCAAGGCCGTCGCCCAGGAGAAG ATGGAGAAGATGACGGCCCACGATCCTGTCGAGAAGCAGATGGCCACGGAGAAGAAGCACGAGCGGATCGATCAGGCCGAGCTCAACAAGCAGATGGCCCGCGAGGAAAACGCCGCCTCCAAGCAGTCCACCGCCGCTACTGGCCACCTCGCCAACACCACCACCGGCCCcggcaccaccaccaccaccaccaccggcaCCACCGCCACCTACCCCACCACCGGCGCGACCGGCCGGCCGACCGGGGCGCACCAGATGTCAGCCCTGCCCGGCCACGGCACGGGGCAGCCGGTCAGGCAGGTGGTCGAGGGTGTGGCGGGGTCCCAACCCATCGGGACCAACACGGGCACGGGGCAGACGACGGCGCACAACACCCGGGTTGGCGGGACCGGGCAGGGCTATGGCACGGGCGGGGCCTATAATTAA